The window GCTCACTCAAGTTTCTGTGGAAGCATGAATGTGAAGGATCTGGAGACTGAAGATGCATCACATCTTAATCTCAATGGTTCCCTGtgtaagcagacacacacacacacacacacagcaggcgcATGTTCTCCTCCCCCTCAGTACATGTTTTGTTGCATGTGATTGACAAAGTTAATAATATGCGTGACCTGTGTCAAGATCAGCGAGCAAAGGTTGTGTGAACTGCTTTAACTAGCCAGTAGCCTGTGACCGTAGTGACCTGGCTTCTGTTTCACTTAGGTTTCAACCACAGGCTTATTTCAGGAGTCCACAGCAAACCcatttaaagttgtttttttttcttatcataTACACTGCTAACATTGCAATGTGCATGCTGGTGGcttacttgttttgtttttttccatataATTTATTGATTGTTTCATTGTAATCTGTTCTGCTTTGATAATTTGCAATATTGTGTTGTAATATGTCCAAGTTGATTTGCACATTTGTTTATGTACATTCTGCTTGCCTGCTTGCCATCATTTTGGCACACACAGGTGATGACTGTAAAGGGAAGCAgcactctgaaacacacaccgTCCTCCTCACACAGTCCTCCAGGGCTGGGCGCCTGGTGGGGGCGCTGTGGTGCGTCCTAGTTTATGCAGGTTAACATACACTTCTcctaatgatgatgtcacagtgtaaATACACTTGTTAAAGAGTGTATGTTTAAGTTTAACATGTCTATAGCTTTGTAAGAACAGACCATAAGGATTTCCTCTTGTACCCTGTCTTCCAGGTTACTGCCTCCTCCAGCCAGGTTACTGTGTGATGAGAGCCGGCAAAGCGTTAGCATCTGGTGTtgggacagcagcacagagactgCTCACACTCTTCTGGATGCTTGTGTCAGCTCCAGGTTGGTGACCCTGTTGTTTTGGTATTTGTGTTCATCCTTTCTTTGGGACCATGGTTTTATCGCATTCTCCTTTTCTGTGTTTCTATATTTCTGTTTCTGCTCAGTGAAAGCAGGCAGGGGACTTCTGTGGTTTCTTGCAACAGGATGGTACCAGCTGGTGTCTCTCATGTCTCTCCTCAATGTCTTCTTTTTAACACGGTAAGTGGCCTCCATTATCTTTATGAAACATAGAAGAACAGATATTTATGTAATAAACCACTGTAACATCAACTATGGGACATAAAAAAGcccaaaaatcaataaaaggcAGCAAAGTTGATCTGTTGAGCACAGCATTGGTTTTTATTTCCTTCCCTCTCCATCTGGAGAAGGCACATTCCCTGTTTCTGTCGTGCCTTCAGGTCAGATTCCCTTTGCACATTTTTGTCCTACCTTCCGGATATTTGAGGTGTGCTTGTATTTCATAACACAGATGTGGTGAAGTTCTGTTCACTTTATGTATCTGCTGTTCACTACCTGGGTTGAGAGTTTCCCAGACACAAAGTGCACATTTGAAGtggatgcacacacagcagggagaggagagggcagaggagtAAACTGTAATTGACTGTGACAGTGATCATGGCTGAGTTGTTTAGGGTTGATGGTACATTTGTAATGCAGAGTCAAAGGAATGTTATTTGAcacctgtttgtttttgcagtaaAATTTAcatcatgtttttctgtcagttGTGCGTTTTGTCTAATATATCTGGGTGGCAATGTGTTTCAGATGCCTTCCCAAACTCTGgaagctcctgtggctccttTTGCCCCTCTTGCTCCTGCTCGGTGAGTGTGTGGGAACTTGATGTACTCCATTCCTCTGTCACAGATGTAACCCATTTAGTGAGCACATGGGGAGCAAAATCAATCTGTAGTGAAGCAGTAGATATTATAACCAGCACAGGTCCCCAGGGTGTGCTGGAAAAAACTAGGACCAGATTCAGGTCATCTTCGCTGCAGTtcacacatatatacaacataaaaaacagaaacacacttgatgtttgtttactgtgtttATTGGAGAAACTGAATGATTAGATGTCTACAGTTGAGTTTAAACTTGAGAAGGGTTTaattcctctctctgtcttctgtaTATGCAGCTTTATGGTTATGGGGTCCGTCCATTACTACCCTGCTTGTCTACCTCCCAGCCATAAACTTCACAGAGTGGCGTCCTGTGTCTCAATTCACCCTCTTGTCCAAACTGGACCCAGTTCCTGTTTCTGTTCCTGCTCCTGTACCTGAGAGTCAGCTGGACCACACCCCTGCCACACCAGTCTCACAGGCGCCGGTAAGAGAAAAACCATAAAGCCTTATTAGAAAGCACTGAGACGGAGTGTTAATTCCTTTCTAcgctttttgtgttttgttcacTTCCAGCCAATCCTTCCCCCTGCTGCAGTCTCTAGTGTGGACTTGGAGCGTCTCGAACGTGTTGAGAATCAGCTAGTTTTGTTGTGGGAACGAGTGCAACAGGACAATGAGAAGCAGGAACAGCGTCACGGTGATGTTCTAGGTCTCTACAGCATCCTGAAGGAGCAGCTCCACACTCAGACCGACAGGGAGAGCCTGGGAGTGTGGGTATCCTCGCTCCTGGAGCAGAGACTTGGTGTGCTGCGAGGAGAGCTTGAGCAGGAGAgagcacacactgcacaggtAGGACGAGCGCATATTGGGAGTTACAAAGGAATTTTTTTGTTTCGTTAggatataaaaatatacagaaaatTTTTATTCTCTTGCAGAATGTGGATCAGCAGAAAATGAACCAAGAGAGTCACACAGCACGACTGGTGAATTTAGAATTGCTCCTCAATGAGCTGGCAGTCAAGACTGAGGTATGTAGAGCAGGTTCACTGAAAAGACACCCTGCAAATGCAGTGTGGTGTGTTCATAGCTGTAGTGTGATTCTAAAAAATGTATTACTCTAAAAGCTAAAGGAGCACTTCTTCCTTGATCGCCCAGCTTTCCTTATGAGGCTGATAACGAGGCTGATCAAAATAATGAgttttctgttctcttcttttctttgctgCCTCTGGTCATgcctgtatgtatatgtgtttgcaggaggtgcagcagaagcagcagcagtttgagcATGagaaggaggaaagagagaaagaggctgCCACTCCAGCCGTGGACACAGCTCCTGTCAGGTAAACCTATAAATGTGGACCGATGTTTTTCTAAGTAATGTTGCAAAAGCTCACATATGGTTTCTGTTTTTCGCTCAGTGTGGGCGTGAAGCAGGAGGACCACGATGCTCTGCTAACAGAGGTGCAGAGACTTGAGTTAGAGCTGGCTAAAATCAGACAGGAGCTGCAGGGTGTTGCGGGATGCAAGGGCAGGTGTGAGCAGCTAGACACTCTGCAGGAGACGGTAAGTTACATCTGTATTAATGTTTGAGTTAAATTGGTTCAGTCTTTTATGTGATGCTCTGGACATTAACGTTTTAATCCATTGTATACCTGTGTATCCCTTCCTCAGATTTCAGCCCAGGTGTCCTCCCAGGTGTCCTCCCAAGTGCGTAAAGAGTTGCAGGCTCTGTTCTATGGCAGCGGTGCATCAGGAGACGAGCAGGGGGAGGTGCCCGAGTCCCTGGTCCTTTGGCTGTCCCAGCGGTTCGTGAGCTCACCTGACCTGCAGGCTGCACTGGCCTCACTGGAACTGAAAATGTTGAGAAACATATCACAGCAGCTGGAGCACAACCGGGCTGAGACACTGGGCGAGGCTGAGTCCCAAGCCAAGACCCTCGTTCAGACAATAACTGGAACTGTCCAGCATGCTTCTGCATCGGAGGGACTGACAGAAGAGGTAATGGATTATCACAGTCAGGTGGATTTAGATCTGGAGCATATAATCTAAGTTTAGCTCTTGAAATGTAttttgctgccatgtttgtgtaATATTAACCTATTGTGTTGTGTCTACCCCAGCATGTAAAGCTGATTGTCCAGAATGCTCTGAAGCTCTACTCTCAGGATCGAACAGGCCTGGTGGACTACGCCCTGGAGTCTGGAGGTAAGAAGGAGCCTTCATAGAAGTCAGCAGTTAACTCTATAGTGAAAGTTGCAAGGGATTAACAGGCGAGCTGCTCCATAATTTACTGTATGTCTGTTACACAACAAGGGGAAAGTCATTAACAGGCTTGAGGATGACCGGGTATTAATGGCAAATGCTCAGACCTTATTGTCTGCTGTGTCACTGAGCAGACCGTTGTCTTGTATGCACAATAGAACAGACCAAGGAAACGTATCAGAAAACATAAGGGATTTTTAGAATTTATCTGcctaaagaaaaataaatctcaaaaaataaatctcaaagcagattttgtttgtttgtttttattattattaatgttgaGGGTACTCGAAGGGAATAGTGTATTATTGCTGGAGGATGAAAAAAATACTCGTGAAGTATAAGTGAGCATTTTTCTGTTTGAAGATGCTGGCTCAAGGTTAGTTTACCTGCTGCAAGCAGTTAACTCAACAGTCAGTGAGTTGTATTTATGGTTAATAACAATGAAGAACCATGCTTTGAATAGAATGAAAcaaaaattgtaattttgatGAATAAAACCAGCTCACAAACGATTTTAAGCAGCAATCTGTTGCACAGagccacacatatacacatggtCTCAGCTTTGTTTTATGACGAGCTCTCCCTCTGGATTCCTCTTCAGGTGGCAGCATCCTCAGTACCCGCTGCTCTGAGACCTACGAGACCAAGACGGCCCTGATGAGCCTATTTGGCCTGCCGCTTTGGTACTTCTCCCAGTCTCCACGTGTTGTCATCCAGGTGAGTCTTACTGTAACATGTCCGAGAAAGGAACACTTCCCTGATGTTGTGCACCATCTTAAAGTCCTGTCTTCTTGTTTCTCTGTCAGCCTGATGTTTATCCCGGGAACTGCTGGGCCTTTAAAGGCTCTCAGGGCTATCTGGTGATCCGGCTCTCCCTGAGAATCCTGCCCACATCTTTCTGCCTGGAGCACATCCCCAAGGCCCTGTCCCCAACAGGAAACATCACCAGTGCCCCACGCGACTTCACTGTCTTTGTAAGAAATATACTGACATAAAGCCCTGTTAATCACATAAAAGTACTGATGATTAAGGCCTGTTCTGTTTTTCATGTACAGGGTCTAGAAGATGAGTACCAGGAAGAAGGAAAGCTGTTGGGGCACTACACGTATGAGGAAGATGGGGAGTCTCTTCAAACGTTCCCTGTTAAGGTAACTTTTTAAGGTATTATAGAATAATCCCCTCGCTGCCTGCACTTTCTAAATATTTCCTCTCCTGTCTTTCAGGAGCAAAATGACAAGACGTTCCAGATCATCGAGGTGCGGGTGCTGTCAAACTGGGGTCACCCAGAATATACCTGCCTGTACCGCTTCAGAGTCCATGGAGAACCCCGCCCTCAGTGAATcacccccctccacacacagcacaccacCTATCTACAAATAGCTTTCGCCAACTTCCTAAACACAGACGGGATTCTGCACTACTTTTTGGACGTTTTTTCGTATGAAAAAATACATGAAGACACACGGGCTGTGGATTATTACAGCGACGTTCTCAGACTGAAACAtgaacatgtgtttttgtattataGAGAGAATCACAGGACAGACTGACAAGGACTGCAGAAGTGAAGCAGAACCACAGAAGAAGCTGAaagtcccccttttttttattaaaggtCTCTTGCACTGAATCAGCCCAGACCAACAAATTCACCCCACCTCTACAAGGAACGTCGACACATAAAATGGGCGGGGCTTACAGACTCATCTCCACCATTTCTTCACACACTATCTAATTTTGTTTCTCATTACGTTTTATTTGACCATTTTCAGGGTAAAGGCCACTGCACATTTGCCTGAGACGATGTCCAGGCACTCCCTTTTGTTGCTGTCAACATATGTTAGATCGACTACATCCTTGGCGTGGCTTCATGCTTTCACATAGCCATAactaaaaactttattttgaactGAACATGCTGCCTATGGACAAGCTCTGAATGTTTTCTCAAGTGGAGGCTTGATGCAAGTTTCCTTTAACTCCACAGCAACACTATAAAACCACTGACCTGAGCTCTGTGTGGCTCAACTATTAGGAGGATGGACTAAAGGATCACAGCTTAGCATGTCACTTTTCTGGAAGCATACCCTGCATTATGGATTTACCAGAGAGTGCACGTGTCCTCTCTGAACGTCCTTTGCCTGGATGTCAAATTACCAATCTTTATTTAAAGCAGATTAATATAAACTCTAATCCTGTAGACACAACGTGCGTTTTCTCTTCTGTCTGTACTGAGACGTGATCCGATGTCTCCTCCCCCCCAGCTCGGTTAAATGTCCTCCTGACATGGACTCCCACTAAACCCTGAAGGAATGTAATCTGTATATTTCATTGTTCATAGACGGTCCTTTATAATATCTACTTTTATCAGTGttgctttataaaaaaaaataatcatcctGTCGTCATTATTGTATTACCATTATTTCTACTGTTACTCattgtgtttgcttgttttcttgttttatttttgggaGGGTTGTTGTCGATAATATCAAAGGACGCACTGCAGCAACTTGTTAGACAAATGTTTGTGGCACGGGTCTCACAGGAATAATTTGTTGAAAAGCAGGGGTGTGTTGTGGGTTTTGGTTTGGTTGGGTTTGGGTAAGTCTAAAAGGTTATGTGTAAAAACGTTTTGTTCACAATCTTATTTATTAACAAGTCAGTTAGTGGCTGCAAGATATGATGAGTTACAGCGATGTATATTTTGTCAAAAAGCTGTTCAGTGCATTTTGGAAACATCATGGGACATTTTTTAAGATAAATGGCTATTTTGTTCAGTCATAAAATGACTTAACTGCTTTGGAATGTATTCCAATAAAGACTTTAATTTTGAAGAAACGTATTGAGTCAGGCATCAGGGTTGAGCTTTGACATCAGTTATGTAGAGTCATTGTGGAATTAACATCCTAAACACTAAATCTGAGATGCCGAAGTGAAACGAGGGTCCCTCAAAGACTGTACACTTTATGCAACCAGTTCTTAAGAAGCCCTTTAGCACCACGTAAGACTCTATTTTATAGTATACTGCAGTTTTGGACCTGGTGTCTGTGGTGACATTCTCACCTTTGCTTTCTGCTAAGAAAGCTGAAGAGCAGGCTGTAGCAGTTTGGAGTGTTGTTGGGCCCACATGAGAAGCTTCCAAGAAAGGTTTCTGATCCTCCAAACCCTGCATTCAGTGAAAGGATTACTGATGTTACTCATGTTCAAAGCAAAAAATACAGATTTAGGGTAAAGGTAATTAGTACAAAGTATCAATGGTTGTGTAATTATTCTCAGATTACTGTTGGCTTGCCCCTGAATTTAAATACAGATTTACAAAATAGTTTACAAATGCCATGTTTTGAATTAATTAACCGAATCAAAATGTAAACCTTGTGCAGACAGTGGTGGGTTTTGGGATCTTTGTAAAACCACCGTGTCAggctctctgctgccctctggtggtgaATACGAGCTATCGATTTAATTTCATTTGAAGAGAAGATCAACAGCGGCTTTGTTTTGAAAGCATCTGACGGGACTAAATGATGATTTAACCGCCACATGCGTAGCATAGAGGGCGGTTAAAGCGTTCAAAGCGGTTTTATTGTCTTGTATAGGGTTGTAATTCAGAAACTATTAGTACATTTCCAGCTCTAACTCGGCTTTTGTTTACACCGGAAGTAAGGGTGCACTTCCTTAGTAACCTAAGAAAGGATAATGGCAGAAATAAACACGGCCAGAAGATCATTTGGTAAACACGTACCTGAAGGTAAGATAATAACCGACAACCTGTTCGAGCtagagatttaaaaaataaacttaaaaaaaaatctttgatgTTTTTGGAGAGTTCGAAGCTGAACAGCCGAGCTTCTCTGGAGCCGAgtggacagacagcagctctcgGCTCTCACACTACAGCAACACCACAGACAAGGTGAGCTGCACGTATATTCTGTGTCTGTGGGAGTCATGTGGGTCCTGTCACCAGCACGTTTTAAAGTAACTGTGGATCCATCAGGTGTCTGTGGACGATGATCCTTCAGGCTGTTCCTTGCATCCTTCAGACCTAAAGCAAGCATCAATGGCTGACCAGCTGCACCAGTTCAAGCTGCAGGGTAAGACTGGACATTTGTCATTCTGCCCTAAATTACACGCTGCgtatttatgtctgtgtgtttctgtgtcagatCCTCTCACACTTTACTTGGAGAAGAAAGTGTTTCCAGTGTTGGTCCCTGGACTGGAGGCTTTACTGAGTGAGGTCCAGGCACACAACTGTTTGAAGGTCTATATTTCCTCTAAGGACTACTGTTTCTGATCAATTTACAGTAGTTCTGATTTGGTGGAAGGTGTTTTGTTGTAAATCTAAAGCCTAATAAGACTTCCTCTGAAACTTTGTGTTTCAGAAGAAAATAACAGCATTTAACCCGTGTGACTTCCTAACCCAGTATCTCTACAAgtaagtgacacacacacacacacacacacacacagagctctggaTGCTTAAGAGTAAACATCACATTCCAAGtgctgtgtgtcatgtttttctccttttccagTTATAACCCCcacaggagaggacagaccCCAGTGAACTTCCATGACATCCCCTTTGTCAAGGACTGGCTCACCGCACAGTGGGTGTTTCCTCAACCTCTTGcacactttgtttttaaacagcAGTCACATGCtttctcatcttcatctttttcCTCCCATCCTCTAGCCCCAGGCCTCCCACCCCTCTGTTTCTGCGGCTGAGCAAGGACCAGGCTGCTCTGCTCATCCAGGCTTTCTGGAGGGGCTACAAGGTACAGTGGcttcgacacacacacacacacacacacacagaaagtgaaAAGTTTTATTCGTACATAACGTTTTTCCAAATAAGAGATTAcagtgtgagaaaaaaacagcattttaaaggaaaaacagaacCCTGCCATCACCCCACAGGAGCACAGTCAGTGggcctgcatgtgtgtctgtgcagataCAATAGGCGCCCTCCTGCATGTGCTCTGGCCCCACAGTGCAATCTTGTTGTATAATCCCATCCCGCTGAAAAGCTCTTCTTCCACAGTGGATGCAATTTTCATTCAGCAGCTTGATTATGTCATCAGCGATGCCAGGCTTTAATTCCTTCCTGTGTGGGCGTTGTTGGTCTGAAGTGCTCTGTGCTGTGATataaatagacacacacacactaccagaGGCAAACAGCAGCATTTTCTCTGCACTCAGATAAAAACATGGCCTCCTTTTGGCATAAGAACAAGCAAGggtcatgtttatgtttttcgtctttgtttcatttcttaTGGATTTGGCTTCAGTGATGCTGCACAAACATCCAGAGGGAAAAACATGGCAGCTGTGCTCCCAAGTACAATAAAATTCCATTTGAATCCATCTGAATATGTGTTTGCACATGTGGCCATGtagttaaatgtgtgtctgctccagcagagggcagcacttcctcttcctttctttACCCTTCCCCTTTCACATCCACACATTCTGGATGGTGTGGCTTCACATGAGGTGGCAGCAGTGAGCcagatgcctctgctgtgtttacccTGAACTGAGAGAGAGGTTCAGCAGGGCCACTGATAGTACTGCAGCCAGGCCCCCCCAAGAGAtccagaggaagagacagatagtcagcagggagagagggaacGGGAGGATTGCATGGAGCTCGGGCTATGTTTGGATGACAAAAGGGAGGGGAGCTGATGTTGCAAGGCAGCCTCAGATTAGAAATAGGGCAAAGATGGAGGCAGGGTCCAAAGTCAAAGAGTGGTCCTCTTAAAAACATCATGACTTATTTAAGACACACGGGGTGCAGATATTTTTGGTTGTAGAGCGTCTCGACTACCTTGTCTTGATGGGGAAACGTTTGGGAttatgggattttttttttcgctATAAAATCAACATACATCCTTCTTTTCACCCCTACCCCCATtcaaaacaccccccccccaaccccccactGTCCCCTCCTCACTCTTACACTCTGTGCTGTTATATAACCCGCCTGACGCAGCGCTGACTGCAGAGGGTGCGTGCGTATTTGTGCGTAAGAAAGACAGACAAGCTGAAGGCCTGGGAGCAGGGATGAAAAGTGTTTTCATGGAACGGAATTTTATCCCTCCATTATTAATCTCTTTCATCAACACATCGAGCCCTGAAGAGGACCAGCGGTGGAgatagtacacacacactcacactgactcaCATCCATGACCCAGACAATGTGATTGTCTCTTTCTTTACTCACGTACAACTATAAAGAGCCGCTTGGTCTAAACATATTGCATAATCTTCTTTACGCTGAGCACCAACTCTAATCCATTCATCCATGCCTGCTAGTGTAATGCACACTTGAAGTatgtacatgcacacatgcacacactgctgatCACGTCTTAGGACTGCTCAAGTCCTGTCAGCTGAGTTAGAGTAGTGCGGATGTTGTGTAATAAATTTGCATTACAACAAGGTAGTCGATATGGAGGCTGTTGTGGTCAGGTAATCATTTCCACTGTCTGTATATCTGTAGATTTATTACACACACTGTGGCCGACCTTGTTCCACAGCTGCAGCGTAGAAATGTCCCGGACAGCAAAACCTTATCTAAAGAAATAAATCACAGCTCAGGCCAACCAAGCTCAGCTCAGGACCATAAAGGTGCCAGCGCTTAGACATCATATTTCTCATGTAATATCATGTACTCGGCTACATTAGCAAATAATTATgcttaattgtatttttttatgtagatTAAATAATGACATCATAACTCCTACGATGTTAACcaagctgcagcctgctgggctcagacttgaagccaatGCAGAAGTTTTAAAACTTGCTGTTCACGCCGCGGCCTCTAGGGGCttgctccaaaagtgagtcaatcccccaTGGACCCCCGTGTTAacatgtccaactttacagcagaaataaacaaaaaatgattCTGATCTCAGCTGACACAGTGTCGACTGTCACTcacttattttaattatattaggaTTTAAAATGATGCATAACTGAGGGGCGGAGCCATTctgagtgacaggtgtgtgtcgtATAACAgcatgagcttcctgcttcctcctctttgcccttatttggagttttggcgtaCTGTGGTGCTGCCAGCATGACGACGGTCTGAGCATCCTGGAGTCTGAGTACGGCTCTTCAGAAAGCGAGGGGAGACGTCATGGAAGCTTTTTATATAGTTTTTGTACCGTCAATGATATTaatctcctctcctcctccttcccagtgtttgtgctaagctaggctaaccagTAGCTGACTGCAGTAAGCTTATCCACTAGGAGCTTGCAGCAGATAATGTCACACTGTGCTTCAAGGTGTGACAAGGGGATTGTGGTCACTGCAGTTGCCACATCGCCCTGGAGGAAAGTTTGTCAGCTCTCAGGGGACCTCTCTGGCCTCTGTTGTCTGTATTGAAAGTGTATCCAAACAAGCTAATCACACACCTCTTCCTGACATCAGCGGGGTATTGATCTCTCAGATTTGACTCCTCATGACAGTATTTGAGCATAAAATGTTAAAGCTgcttaaacatttttatttatttcaataaCATGTCTCGGGAACGTCTTCTTGGACGTGTAGGTCCAGTTATTGTTCAGAAATGGGGCACTGTGTGGAATTCCACTTGACATCAACTAATCACACGCACAATCACACCCAGGGGAACTGTGTAGTCAACAGCAGAAGTAGGTCTGTGATTCCAGTTGAATGATCCCAGGGCAGCGATAGATGAATGGTTTGAAATGAGCTTCAGTGCTAAGTCGGTGACGGGCCACGTGCACTGACACTCATGCAGAAAATATGCACTCTGGTCACTCAGGAGCCAATTGTCTCTTTGTGGTCCTCACGCAGGGGTGGGGCAGAATGAGATGGACTCAACACAGTGTGAAAGGCCCACATGTAACTAAAATATAGAAAGCG of the Parambassis ranga chromosome 8, fParRan2.1, whole genome shotgun sequence genome contains:
- the sun1b gene encoding SUN domain-containing protein 1 isoform X6, whose translation is MQEESEQRRMTMDFSHLHTYTPPQCAPENTGYTYSLSSSYSSAALEFEKEHQIAPVYESPRMSRRSLRLQTSASHYNSENLADHSQSHSSSYTSTRRETRTLRSRKQQSSSSTLSLSLSQTPTPRKNLSFLSAATPVNSSSHIQEGITGSDASQLNIILGQPHLRQRTITTTQTTTRTSVDGHWGQSSSHNSSSVNGDASTSKSHSSLINGYICKDCSLHSQKSNSLNTRCSSSSSSSQAAELSTDALSSSSSPFTRIYTKDRSQRNKTGFLMSMSDMCTRYSKQALAPIVSLITLLFNSMRWLGSKAKSPPGKAHSSFCGSMNVKDLETEDASHLNLNGSLCYCLLQPGYCVMRAGKALASGVGTAAQRLLTLFWMLVSAPVKAGRGLLWFLATGWYQLVSLMSLLNVFFLTRCLPKLWKLLWLLLPLLLLLALWLWGPSITTLLVYLPAINFTEWRPVSQFTLLSKLDPVPVSVPAPVPESQLDHTPATPVSQAPPILPPAAVSSVDLERLERVENQLVLLWERVQQDNEKQEQRHGDVLGLYSILKEQLHTQTDRESLGVWVSSLLEQRLGVLRGELEQERAHTAQNVDQQKMNQESHTARLVNLELLLNELAVKTEEVQQKQQQFEHEKEEREKEAATPAVDTAPVSVGVKQEDHDALLTEVQRLELELAKIRQELQGVAGCKGRCEQLDTLQETISAQVSSQVSSQVRKELQALFYGSGASGDEQGEVPESLVLWLSQRFVSSPDLQAALASLELKMLRNISQQLEHNRAETLGEAESQAKTLVQTITGTVQHASASEGLTEEHVKLIVQNALKLYSQDRTGLVDYALESGGGSILSTRCSETYETKTALMSLFGLPLWYFSQSPRVVIQPDVYPGNCWAFKGSQGYLVIRLSLRILPTSFCLEHIPKALSPTGNITSAPRDFTVFGLEDEYQEEGKLLGHYTYEEDGESLQTFPVKEQNDKTFQIIEVRVLSNWGHPEYTCLYRFRVHGEPRPQ
- the sun1b gene encoding SUN domain-containing protein 1 isoform X4 codes for the protein MQEESEQRRMTMDFSHLHTYTPPQCAPENTGYTYSLSSSYSSAALEFEKEHQIAPVYESPRMSRRSLRLQTSASHYNSENLADHSQSHSSSYTSTRRETRTLRSRKQQSSSSTLSLSLSQTPTPRKNLSFLSAATPVNSSSHIQEGITGSDASQLNIILGQPHLRQRTITTTQTTTRTSVDGHWGQSSSHNSSSVNGDASTSKSHSSLINGYICKDCSLHSQKSNSLNTRCSSSSSSSQAAELSTDALSSSSSPFTRIYTKDRSQRNKTGFLMSMSDMCTRYSKQALAPIVSLITLLFNSMRWLGSKAKSPPGKAHSSFCGSMNVKDLETEDASHLNLNGSLCDDCKGKQHSETHTVLLTQSSRAGRLVGALWCVLVYAGYCLLQPGYCVMRAGKALASGVGTAAQRLLTLFWMLVSAPVKAGRGLLWFLATGWYQLVSLMSLLNVFFLTRCLPKLWKLLWLLLPLLLLLALWLWGPSITTLLVYLPAINFTEWRPVSQFTLLSKLDPVPVSVPAPVPESQLDHTPATPVSQAPPILPPAAVSSVDLERLERVENQLVLLWERVQQDNEKQEQRHGDVLGLYSILKEQLHTQTDRESLGVWVSSLLEQRLGVLRGELEQERAHTAQNVDQQKMNQESHTARLVNLELLLNELAVKTEEVQQKQQQFEHEKEEREKEAATPAVDTAPVSVGVKQEDHDALLTEVQRLELELAKIRQELQGVAGCKGRCEQLDTLQETISAQVSSQVSSQVRKELQALFYGSGASGDEQGEVPESLVLWLSQRFVSSPDLQAALASLELKMLRNISQQLEHNRAETLGEAESQAKTLVQTITGTVQHASASEGLTEEHVKLIVQNALKLYSQDRTGLVDYALESGGGSILSTRCSETYETKTALMSLFGLPLWYFSQSPRVVIQPDVYPGNCWAFKGSQGYLVIRLSLRILPTSFCLEHIPKALSPTGNITSAPRDFTVFGLEDEYQEEGKLLGHYTYEEDGESLQTFPVKEQNDKTFQIIEVRVLSNWGHPEYTCLYRFRVHGEPRPQ
- the sun1b gene encoding SUN domain-containing protein 1 isoform X3, which codes for MQEESEQRRMTMDFSHLHTYTPPQCAPENTGYTYSLSSSYSSAALEFEKEHQIAPVYESPRMSRRSLRLQTSASHYNSENLADHSQSHSSSYTSTRRETRTLRSRKQQSSSSTLSLSLSQTPTPRKNLSFLSAATPVNSSSHIQEGITGSDASQLNIILGQPHLRQRTITTTQTTTRTSVDGHWGQSSSHNSSSVNGDASTSKSHSSLINGYICKDCSLHSQKSNSLNTRCSSSSSSSQAAELSTDALSSSSSPFTRIYTKDRSQRNKTGFLMSMSDMCTRYSKQALAPIVSLITLLFNSMRWLGSKAKSPPGKGVLASFSQSLRQVVSSSLSQLWLLKQFTLHRMGYPANGYELQAHSSFCGSMNVKDLETEDASHLNLNGSLCYCLLQPGYCVMRAGKALASGVGTAAQRLLTLFWMLVSAPVKAGRGLLWFLATGWYQLVSLMSLLNVFFLTRCLPKLWKLLWLLLPLLLLLALWLWGPSITTLLVYLPAINFTEWRPVSQFTLLSKLDPVPVSVPAPVPESQLDHTPATPVSQAPPILPPAAVSSVDLERLERVENQLVLLWERVQQDNEKQEQRHGDVLGLYSILKEQLHTQTDRESLGVWVSSLLEQRLGVLRGELEQERAHTAQNVDQQKMNQESHTARLVNLELLLNELAVKTEEVQQKQQQFEHEKEEREKEAATPAVDTAPVSVGVKQEDHDALLTEVQRLELELAKIRQELQGVAGCKGRCEQLDTLQETISAQVSSQVSSQVRKELQALFYGSGASGDEQGEVPESLVLWLSQRFVSSPDLQAALASLELKMLRNISQQLEHNRAETLGEAESQAKTLVQTITGTVQHASASEGLTEEHVKLIVQNALKLYSQDRTGLVDYALESGGGSILSTRCSETYETKTALMSLFGLPLWYFSQSPRVVIQPDVYPGNCWAFKGSQGYLVIRLSLRILPTSFCLEHIPKALSPTGNITSAPRDFTVFGLEDEYQEEGKLLGHYTYEEDGESLQTFPVKEQNDKTFQIIEVRVLSNWGHPEYTCLYRFRVHGEPRPQ